GACGAGAACGGCTACACCGTCGCGCGCTTCGTCGCGGAGCCGGGCACCGCGTATGCCTCGCGCGAGCCGGTCACCGTCATCGGCAACATGCTCGGCGTCAACGTCGGCGAGCCGGTGCGGCTCGAAGGCGTCTGGGTCAACAACCCCAAGTATGGCCGCCAGTTCAAGGTCGAGCGCTTCACGGTCGAGTTGCCGACCACCACCGACGGCATCCGGCGCTACCTCGGCTCCGGTTTGATCAAGGGCATCGGGCCGGTCACCGCCGAGCGGATCGTCAAGACGTTCGGCGCGGACACGCTGGCCGTGATTGAGACCAACCTCGAGCGCCTGCGCGAGGTGGACGGCGTGGGACCCAAACGGATCGACGTCATTCGCCGTGGCTGGGCCGAGCAGCAGCAGATCAAGCAGGTGATGCTCTTCCTCCAGTCGTACGGCATCACGACCGGGCTGGCCGTCAAGATCTACAAGGCGTACGGCGACGCCGCGCTGGCGGTCGTGCGCAACGAGCCGTACCGCCTCGCGCGCGACATCTACGGCATCGGCTTCCTCACCGCCGACAAGATCGCCCGCGCGCTCGGCATGCTGCCCGACGCCCCCGCGCGCATCGAGGCCGGCGTGCGCCACGTGCTTGGCTCTTTCTCCGACGAGGGGCACGTCTTCGCGTTGCGTACCGACCTGCTCCAGAAGGCCGCGCTGGCGCTCGACGTGGACGGCGCGCTCGTCGAGGCGGCGATCGACCGGCTCGCGGCGGCCGGGGAGATCGTGGTCGAGGACACGGCGGTCTACCTGACGCCGTTCCACCGCGCCGAGAGCGGCGTCGCCAGCCGCGTGAGCGCGCTGATCACCAACCGCTACAGCCGCCTGGCTGAGTTCCAGACGGTCAACTGGGACGCCGAACTGGCGCGCATGCAGGCTGAAGGGCGCATTACGCTGACCGAACGCCAGCAGGATGCGGTGCGCCTGGCGCTGACGGCCAAGTTGACGGTGCTGACCGGCGGCCCCGGCACCGGCAAGACGACGACCGTGCGCGGCCTGATCGACGCGCTCAAGGCGCACAAGCGCACCTTCCGCCTGGCCGCGCCGACCGGCCGCGCCGCCAAGCGGCTGGGCGAGGCGACCGGCGAGCCGGCACAAACCCTGCACCGCCTGCTGGAGTTCAAGCCGCAGTCCGAGTCCGGCGGGCGCTTCGCGCGCGACCGCGACAACCCGCTCGACGCCGACCTGATCATCGTGGACGAGGTCTCGATGATCGACATTCTCTTGATGAACGCGCTGCTGCGCGCGGTCGACATCACGAGCCACCTGCTGCTCGTCGGCGACCCGGACCAACTGCCGTCGGTCGGGGCGGGCAACGTGCTGAAGGACCTGATCGCCGCCAGCCGCGCCGCGCCGGATCGCATCGGGCTGGTCGCGCTCGACACGATCTTCCGCCAGGCCGAGGAAAGCCTGATCGTCGCCAACGCGCACCGCATTAACCACGGCGAGATGCCGCTCTTCACCCAGTCGGCCAAGGACTTCTATCTCTTCAAGGTCGCGGAACCGGAGGCTGCGGCCGAGCGCGTGGTCAAGCTGCTGACCGAGAGCATCCCGCGCAAGTTCGGGCTTGACGCGATTGACGATGTGCAGGTGCTGTCGCCGATGCACCGCGGCGCGGTCGGCGTGGCGCAGTTGAACGTGGCGCTGCAAGGCGCGCTGAACCCGCCCGCGCCGGCGAAGCGCGAGTGGCGCAGCGGCGGGCGCATCTTCCGCATGGGCGATAAGGTGTTGCAGACGCGCAACAACTACGACAAGCAGGTCTTCAACGGCGACCTCGGCCGCGTGCAGGCGATTGATCTCGAGGAACAATCCGTCACGGTTGACTTCGACGGCGTGCGCGTGCCGTACGACGTGACCGAACTGGACGAACTGACGCACGCGTTCGCCATGAGCGTGCACAAATCGCAGGGCAGCGAATACAAAGCGGTCGTGCTGCTGCTCCTGCCCCAGCATTACATGCTATTGCAGCGCAACCTGCTTTACACCGCCATCACGCGCGCAAAGTCGCTCGTAGTGATTGTCGGCGCGCCCAAAGCAATCGCCATGGCGGTGAAAAACGACAAAGTCGCGCAGCGAAATAGCCGATTGGCTGAAAGGCTCACATGGACCCCCTGATTGTCACCAATGCGGCCGGATTCATGGGGCTGGCGCTCTCGCTCTGGCTCGGGTTCTTCAATATCACGCGCAGCCCCGCGCGTGTCATGTCGCGCGTTGCCGCCCTGACGTTGTGGGCGTGCGCCGGCTTCTTCCTGAGCCAGTTGATGTTCTACAACCAGTTGTCGGAGGTCCGCAGCGACGCCTGGCTAGCGGTCTTTCGCGTGTCGGTGATGTTCATCCCGGCGCTCTGGCTGCACACCACTGCCGAGCTGGCGATCCTCGACAAGCGGCGCATCATTCCGCTGCGGCGCGTTGTCCTGGGCGCCGCCTATGCCATCGGGCTGATCGTGCTGATCACCGATGTCGTCACCGGGCAGGCGCTGCTCGCGCCGGCCGCGACGCCGTACTCGACGGTGGTCGGCGCGAGTCGCGCGCCGAGCTTTTTCTTCCCGCTCTATGCCGTGTATGTGGCGTTCTGTGCGTACCAGTCGGCTCGTAATCTGATGGAGGCGCGCCAGATCACGGGCGGCCCGCTGGTGCGGCGGGCGGTCGAGTGGGGCATCCGCGGCACGATCATCAGCGGCGTCGGCGGCCTGTATCTGATCGGGCTGGTTCAGTTCAACGTGCCGTGGCTGAGCCTCTTTGGCGACTTCGCATTCGCGGCGGGCGTCGGGCTGGTCGGCTACTCGACCGCGCAGATCGCCGGCGCGCTCGACGGGCGCAACATCGACCGCGACTTCCGCTATACGCTGCTGGCGATCGCGGCGGTCTGCTGCGCATATATGGCGGTCGCGCTGCTGTCACAGGTCATGTACGCGGTGCCGTTCATCAGCTATGTCTTCCTGCTGCTGCTGGCCGTCGCCACGCATTCGGTCTTCGACGGCGCGCGCGGCGTGCTCGACAACCTGTTCTTTACGCCGCCGACGCGCGCGCTGCGCGCCAACCTGCGCGCACTGGCGCACGAGGCGAACGGCGATCCGAATGTGCGCTGGAATATGAATGCGCTGTTTGCGGCGCTCTGCCAGTCGCTTGGCGTCACGCGCGGCGTGCTGCTGCTGCGCGAGGGCGACGCGTACCGGATCGAAAGCGCGTACCGTTTTGCCTCGCCGCCCGCGACGGTGCCGCCGTCCGTCGTTGCCGCCTCGGAAATCACGCCGCTCAAAGGCGAGACGGTACTCGGCGCGATGGTGCTGCTGGCGCCGTTGCGGTTGATGGATCAACAGGAGGGCGCGCTGGCGCTCGGCGCCAAAGCAAGTGGCGCAAACTACTCGGCGGCCGACGAGGAGATCGTGCTCGATGCGGCCGACCAACTGAACTATCTGCTGGCGCAGTCGCGCCTGCACGAGGAGCGCACGCGGCAGTTGAACACGCAGTTGACCGAGTACCGCGAGGCTGAGCGCGCCCTGCAAGCGGAGGTGACGCAGACGGCCGCCACAGCGGCGCTTGGCGTGCCGGGCTATTCCGAAGCGGAGTTCGTCGCCGCCGTCGAGGATGCGTTCCGGCATGTGTCGGACATTGCTTACCTCGGCGAGCATCGACTGGCCGGGCTTAACCTGCTCACGGGGCGGCTGGCGCCCGGTGCAGCCACCGGCCTGGACCGCGGCCGCGCGCTGAAGGACACGCTGGTCGAAGCGCTCAATAAGCTCAAGCCGACCGCGCAGGAGCCGAAGCAGCCGTCCAACGAGTGGTATCCGTTCCTGATCCTGCGCGAGGCGTACCTGGTCGGCGTGCCGAACAAAGAGATCATGGCGCATTTCTACATCAGCGAGGGCACGTTCAATCGCACTCGCCGCCGCGCCATTCGAGCCGTCGCGCGCGTGCTGGCCGACTTGGAGGCCGAGGCTGCGCGACCGGCGTAGGGAATGCTGACCGAAGATTAACCGCAGAGAGCGCAGAGAATGCAGAGAAAACCATTTGAACCGCAAAGGACGCAAAGAGTGCAAAGAAAAGCAGAAGGTTTTCCTCTGCGTCCTTCGCGCGCTTTGCGGTTAGCTGTCTGATTCTTCTCTGCGTCCTCTGCGTGCTCTGCGGTTAGCTTATTTTCATAACTTGTAACTTCATGATGGACTTGCCCCTCCAGGACGGTCGTGGAGCGGGTTTTTGTTGTCCGCATAAATCGTCACTAGCGGCATTATCCCGGCATTTCCTCGTTTTGGCGTCTTTTGGCGTCCCCCGCTCTATCAATGGCATCTCATATCGGGTTATATGAAACTAGCGACTAGCGACTAGCAGCTAGCAACTAGCAACTAGCGACTAACCCGGAGGATATCATGCAGAACACTCTGCCTTTGAAAACCGTCAAGCCCGATCATGAGCATCTGATGACCACCCTGCTGCGCAAGTTCGGGCAGTACAGTGATAGCGTCCGGCTGGGGTTCGAGCGCGGTTTTGACTCGGGCGAGATGATGGATCGGATCTACGCCAATCACCCGAGCGGCCGCTACGGCGTCGGCTGGCTGGGCGACTGGTTCTACCTGAACCAATCCGGCTGCCGGGGCCTGCGCGGGCGCAAGGACCTGCTGAAGTTCAGCCTGCGGCAGATACTGACCGCGCAGCGCGCGCTTGGCATCCAGCCGTTCATCCTTGATATCGCGTCCGGGCCGGGCACCTATCTGGTCGAGGCGTTGGCGGCCGAGAATGGCGGCGTGCAGGCGCTTTGCCGCGACCTGGATGAGAACGGCTTGCGCCGGGGGCGCGCGCTGGCCGGCATGTACCGGCTCGGAAACATCCGCTACGAGCAGGCCAACGCCTTCGACGAAGCGAGTCTGCAAACCGTGTCGCCGCGGCCGACGATCATCGTCTCGTCCGGGTTCTACGAAATCCTGACCGACGGCGCGATGATTCGCCGCTCGATGCAGATTGTGGGGCGCGTGCTCGATCCCGGCGGCACGTTCATCTTCACGACGCAGGTCAACCACCCGCAATTGAAGCTGATCGCTAACTCACTGGTCAACCGCGAAGGCAAGCCGTGGGTGATGGTCAACCGCCCAGTCGCGGATGTGGAGCAGTGGGCGCGCGAGGCCGGCTTCGCGACGGTCGCCACGTCGCTCGAACCGAGCGGCATCTTCGGCGTCAGCGTCGCCCGGTTCGCCGGGAACGCGGCGTGAGGTGACGCGAACATGAAAGGAGCGACCATGCCTGCCACGTATCACGCGCCGCTGCCCGCTGCGCAGTCGCCGCGCATGCGCCGCATCGCGACCTGGTTCCAGGAGCACGTCGTCTTCCGCGCGCTCGGCGCGGTGGCCGACATGCAAGTGCGCGGCGCGGAGAACCTGCGCGGCCTGTACTCGCCGTGCATCATCATCGCTAACCACACGAGCCACCTGGACACGCTCTGCCTGATGTTCGCCCTGCCGTGGCGGCTGCGCTTCAAGCTGGCGGTGCCGGCGGCCGCGGACTACTGGTTCCGCAGCGCCATCGTGGGCGGGCTGGCCTCGCTGTTTTTCAACCTGGTGCCGATGCGCCGCAGCGGCTGCCCGCTGACCGACATGAAGCGGATGGACGACCTGCTGGCGCGGCGCTGGTCGCTGATCATCATGCCGGAGGGCACGCGCTCGCTCAGCGGAGCGATGGGCCGCTTCAAGCCGGGCGCGGCGACGCTGGCAATCTGGCACGGCGTGCCGGTGCTGCCGGCGCGCATCGCCGGCGCGTACGAGGTCATGCACAAGGGGCAGCACGTCCCGCGTCACGGGCGCATCACGGTCACGCTCGGCCAGCCGATCCGGTTCGCACCGGACACCGACAGCCGCGCGGCGACCGCTCAACTGGAAGCGGCGGTGCGCGCGCTGTAGGCACGGGAGGACACCATGGGCATCTACTCGACCAAGGCAGGGTTTCAAGCGCGCTTCGCGCCGGCAATACACTGGCTGGCGGCGCACCATGTGAGCGCCGACGCGCTGACGCTATCCGCCGTGCTGCTGGCTGCGCTGGGCGGCGGCCTGCTGGCCGCCAGCCCGCAGTCACCTCTGCTGCTCGTTGCCGTGCCGTTCTGCCTGCTGGGACGGCTGATGCTGAACGTGCTCGACGGGCAGGTGGCGCGCGCGACCGGCACGGCGCACCCGGCGGGCGAGTTGTTCAACGAGTTCGCCGACCGCGTCAGCGATTTGCTCGTCTTCGGCGGGCTGGCCTGGGCCTGCGACAGCCCGCTCGGCTGGGCGGTGATCAGCCTGATCCTGCTGTCGTCGTACGTGGATATCCTGGGCAAGAGCCTGACGGGCCAGCGCACCTACGCGGGCATCATGGGCAAGGGTGACCGGATGATCTGGCTGTCGCTGTGCGCGCTCGCCGTGGCGATCAGCGGCTGGAGCGGCGTGTGGACACTCTGCTGGGTGGTGCTCGCGGCCGGTGCGCTGGTGACGACGCTGCAGCGGTTGAAGGCGATCCGGCAAGTGTTGCCGTAGTGGGGAGGGAGAAGACATCAAACCCACCACGGAGGCACACAAAGAAAACCTTTGTGAATGTGCTTGGTGTCTTGGTGGTGAACAAATGCTGGTGTAGTGCGGGGAGGTTGACATGTTGACCGAACTGAACTTCGTCTGGGACATTGCGCAGCCGCTGGCGGCGATCTTCGGCGCGGCGTATGTGCTGGTGCCGCTCGTTGAACTCAAGCGCCACATCGCGCTGAAGCAGAGCGTCATCTTCCAGCGTGTGCAGACCTGGACGGTCATCTGCGCCATTGTGCTCATCGCGCTGGCGCTTGGGGCGCCGGGTGTCGCCGTGCTGTTTGCGGCGATCGCGTGGCAGGGTGCCCGCGAATACGCGCGGGTGTCGGGGCTGACCGGCGCGTACCGGACGCTGCTGCTCGCCGCGTCGCCGCTGGCGGTGGTCGCTGCGTGGCTGTTCCCGCCGGCGCTGGCGCTGCTGCCGTTCGCCTTTGTGCTGGTGCTAACCGTGCCGCCGCTCGTCCGGCAGTCCGTGACGGGAATCGCCGAGCCGATAAGCCGCGCGGCGTTCGGATTCGTGTGGATCGCCTGGCCGCTGGCGCATGCGCCGCTGCTGGTCGAGCGCGAGGGCGGGGTGGTCTGGCTGACGGTCGCCATGCTCGGCGTGAGCATGAGTGACGTCGGCGCAGGGTCGGTGGGCATGCTGTTTGGGCATCGCAAGCTGGCGCCGGTGGTCAGCCCGGGCAAGACGTGGGCGGGCGCGTTCGGCAACGTGCTCGGCGCGGCGCTGGCGCTGGTCGTATTGAGCCCGTGGCTGCCCGCGCGCGATCCGGCGCCGCTGCTCCTGCTCGCCGTCGCCATCGCCGCCGCCAGCCTGTGGGGCGACCTGATCGAGTCGCTGGTCAAGCGCGCCAGCGGCGTCAAGGATGCCGGCGCGCTGCTGCCCGGCTTCGGCGGCATCCTCGACCGGATCGACAGCCTGCTCGTCGCGCTGCCGGTGGTGTACTACGCGACGATGGTGATGTGAAGGCGGGCGTTTGGAACACGAGAATCACGAAAGGGGCGAAAAGCGCGAAAGGGTGCTATTCAGCCGGGCGTGATGGAGTTGGCGTGTTGACGAAGCGGCGAACGCCGATTGGCTTCTGGCCGAAGTTGATCAACAGGCAGATGCGGTATTGGCCCTGTTTGAGATACAGCAGGCACTGCTCCACATCTTCGGGGCGCATGGTCGATGCCGCCTTCGTCTCCAGAATCAACTCATCCCGGCCGTCGTCGATCACGAAGTCCACGCGACGGCGCGTGACCACGACGCCATCATACGCTATCAGCACCTCGACCTCGCGCTCAAAGGCGACGTCCTGTTTCGGCAGGGCCAACTCGAGTGCGCGCTGGTAGTCGACCTCCATGCAGTGCAGACCCAATTGTTTCTGCACATCGATGCACGCAGCGATCACCTTGGCCGACAGCGGCTCGAAGGTGTGTTTGCCGGGTTTGCTGGTCGTCAAGGTGGCCTCCGCAATGTTAACGGCGTTTGGAACACGAACGCCACGAAATCACACGAAAGAGCGTGAACGCCGTGATGGCGCGCATCCCTTTCGCACCTCTCGCGTCATTTCGCGCAGTTCGTGTTCCAAAGTGCCTCGCGCCCCAGGTCAGCGCAACCTTGCAGAGCACGAACGCCGCGAAAGAGCGTGAACGCCGCGATGGCGCACCCCCCTTTCGCGCCTCTCGCGTCATTTCGCGCAGTTCGTGTTCCAAAGTGCCTCGCGCCCCAGGTCAGCGTAACCTTGCAGAGCACGAACGCCGCGAAAGAGCGTGAACGCCGCGATGGCGCGCATCCCTTTCGCGCCTCTCGCGTCATTTCGCGCAGTTCGTGTTCCAAAATGCCTACGCGTCCAATATCCTCGCCAGCCCGTCCAGCAGGCGGTCTACGTCGGTGGGTGTGTTGTACGCCTGGATCGAGACGCGCACGAACGGTTTGCCCTGCCATGTCACGATCGGCGCCTCGACGCCGAACTCGTCGTACAGCCGCGTCTTGAGCGCCGCCGTGTCGCACGGCGGCAGGGGCGCGCTGAACATCTGCATATACCAGTCCGTCGCGTCGGGCGCGATCGGCGGCAGGCTGGTCAATGCGCCGATGCGTATGCGCGCCTCCCGCGCCAATTCATGGCAGCGCAGGCGCATGTTATCCCAGTCATGCTCCGCCAGGAAGCGCAGGCCGTCCGGCACGGCCAGGTACGCCGCCGGGTCGCGCGTGCCGGTCCACTCCTGCTCGTCCACGAAGCGCGACGGTCCCGGCCGCTCCGACTCGTAGCCCCACGAGACGACCAACGGCTCGATGAGCGACTGCCGGTCCGGCCGCGCGTAGAGGAAGGCCGAGCCCTTCGGGCAGTTCGCCCACTTGTGCAGGTTCGAGGAGTAGAAGTCCGCGCCGAGCGCCTGCATGTCGAGCGGGAGCTGCCCGACGGCGTGCGCGCCGTCCACGATGCTGATGATGCCCGCCGCGCGCGCGCGGCGACACAACTCGGTCACCGGGAAGATCAGCGCGGTTGGCGACGTGATCTGGCTCCAGAAGATGACTTTGGTGCGCGGCGTGACGCCGGCCCAGAACTGCTCGACGAACGCCTCCGGCGTCGTGACCGGCAGCGGAATCGGTTGGTGCGTGTATACCGCACCGGTCTGCTTGCACAGGAAGCGCCAGGTGCGGTCGAGCGCGCCGTACTCGTGATCGGTTGTCAGGATTTCGTCGCCGGGCTGCAGCGCCAGGCTGCGCGCGACAATGTTCAGCCCGGTCGTCGCGTTCGGCACAAACACGACGTTGTCTGCCGCCGTGTGCAGGTACGCCCCGAGCGCGGCGCGCGCCTCGGCCATCAACCCACCGAAGCGGCGGCCGAGGAACTCGACCGGCTGGTGCTCCAGTTCGCGCTGCCACCACTGGTACTTCTCGAACACCGGACGCGGCGTCGCGCCGAACGAGCCGTGATTGAGGAAGGCGATCTGCGGGTCAATGAGAAACAGATCTTTGGGAAGCGGGTATGTAATCATGGCGAAGAATGTGGCACAAAGCAGAGATTAAACACAAAGACACAAAGCAAATCTTAAACGGGTCGTTATGAGGCTCCTGATTCAACAGATCGGATATTGGGCATGGCAGCATCTATGCTCACTGCAGAGCACGCAGAGATCGCAGAGAAATACTTTGTGTCTTGGTGTCTTTGTGTTGATCTGGTTGCGCATAACCATGTCTCTGTCGCGGTTTCACGATATTGCCGCGCGGCGCAGGGTGAACCAGACGCCGAGCGCGACCGCTTCCATGGCGATCGCAAACACGGCCAGCGCGGTCAACGACAGATCGTACAGCGCGCCCATCACCGCGCCGGAATGACGGACGGACGCGCCACCCCCCCCTCGTCATTCCGGCATGCTTCTGGCCGGAATCCACTCTGTGGCGTATCGTGTCGGCGCGGAGGTGGGCTCCGGCTTACTACACGCCGGCATGACGATGCGCACGCGTCACCCCTTGCCGATCTCCGCCAGGAACGCCTCCACCGCGCGCGGGTCGAAGTGCTGCCCCGCCTGCGCCCGGATGTGCGCGATGACCTTCGCTTCCGGCCAACCTTGGCGGTAAGGGCGGTCCGAGCACAGCGCATCCCACACATCCACGACCGCAAAGATGCGCGCCACCAGTGGTATCTGCTCGCCCTTCAGCCCGCGCGGGTAACCCGTGCCATCCCATTTCTCGTGATGACAGTAGGGGATGTCGAGCGCGGGTTGCAGGTACGCGATCGGCGCCAGCATCTCATACGCATAGACCGGGTGCTTGCGCATCAATTCCCATTCCGGCTCGCTGAGCGGCCCCGGCTTGAGCAGGATGTTGTCCGGCACCCCCATCTTGCCGATGTCGTGCAGCAGCGCGCCGCGGCGCACCTGCACCAGTTCGCTGTCGCTGAAGCCCATGGCGCGCGCCAGGTGCAGCGTCAGGGTGGTGACGCGCTGGGTATGTCCTTCGGTCTCCTTGTCGCGCAGATCGAGCGCGCGCGACCAGCCCTCGATGGTGGCATCGTACGCCAGCGAGAGGTTCAAGTTGGAGCGCTGCAGGCCTTCAAAGAGTTGGGAATTGTCAACGGCAATCGCCGCCTGACCGGCGAGCGTGTCAAGAAACTCCAGCCAGGGCGGATCGGGGTCAAGCGGTGCGCGGTGGAATACTTCGAGCACGCCCTTGACCTGTCCTTTGGCGATCAGCGGCACACCGTAGTAGGCCGCCAGGCCCTCCTGCTGCCACAGCGTCGCAAAGTGGGAACTCGCCTGCACCGTAGCCGCATCGGTCGCGCGCACCATGCGCCGCTCCAGCACGGCGCGGCCGGCGAAATCCTCCCCGACGCGGATGCGCGCCGTCTGCGCCTGGCGCGTGCGAAAACCGCGTCCGTCGGCGTATGTCAGCGTCTGGGTATAGGGATCGAGCAGCAACACCGCGGCGCAGTCCACCCCCAGTCGGGCGGTGACGTGCTCGAGTAGTATGCTGAGCGTAACGCGCAGGTCCATGCTGCCGCTGATGGCGAGGTCGATGTCGTGCAGCGCCTGCAATTGCGACAACTGGCGCACTGTTTCTTCGTGCAGCCGCATGCGGTGCAGCGCCGCCCCGCCCATCTCCGTCAGCGACTCGAGCAGTTTCAGTTGCTCCGGCGTGATCGGGCGCGCGGTCGGCATCGAGACGAACATGACCCCGACCGGCGTCGCGCCGGTGCGGATCGGCAGGCACGCGCCGCCCCAGCCAGCCGGCACCTGCTCGCGCGTCGAGGCGCGGGCGAGCGGGTCGCCCCGAAACTCCGCGGTAAGATAGGATTGACCGCCGGCGAAGACCGTTCCGGCAATGCCCACGCCGGGTTTCATCGGCGTCTTGCCCAGTTGCCGGAACCAGTCGCGTTCGACGGCGGCGCGCAGTTCGCCGCTATCGGGGTGATAGAGCCAGATGGCGCCGGCATCGGTTTCCAGCGCGGCCAGCGTTTCGTCGAGCAGGATCGGCAGCGCCTCGCCGAGGGTTTGGGCGGTGCGCAGGGCCGCGGAGATGGTGTGCAGCGCTTCCAGTTCCACCAGCCGCCGGCGCAGTTGTTCCTCCGCCTGCTTGCGCGCCGTGATGTCGGCTGCCACACCCACGATCCCGGCCACCCGGCCGTTCGTATCCCGCAGCGGGCCGATGTGGTTCTCGAAATGCACGCCGTGCAATTCATTGAGCGCCGTCACAATCTCGCCGGCCAGCGCGCGCCGAATGATCTCCTCCCCGGTTATCGTTTTTCCCGTGCGCTCGACAAAAGGCATCGCGCCATAGAGTTCGAGCGCGGACGTGCCGACGTTTTCGCCGGGCTTCAATCCGACTTGCTCCAATCCTTTGCCTTCGGACAGCGTGAAGATGCCGTTGATAT
This portion of the Chloroflexota bacterium genome encodes:
- a CDS encoding ATP-dependent RecD-like DNA helicase; the protein is MTEPASIKGSIERITFYNDENGYTVARFVAEPGTAYASREPVTVIGNMLGVNVGEPVRLEGVWVNNPKYGRQFKVERFTVELPTTTDGIRRYLGSGLIKGIGPVTAERIVKTFGADTLAVIETNLERLREVDGVGPKRIDVIRRGWAEQQQIKQVMLFLQSYGITTGLAVKIYKAYGDAALAVVRNEPYRLARDIYGIGFLTADKIARALGMLPDAPARIEAGVRHVLGSFSDEGHVFALRTDLLQKAALALDVDGALVEAAIDRLAAAGEIVVEDTAVYLTPFHRAESGVASRVSALITNRYSRLAEFQTVNWDAELARMQAEGRITLTERQQDAVRLALTAKLTVLTGGPGTGKTTTVRGLIDALKAHKRTFRLAAPTGRAAKRLGEATGEPAQTLHRLLEFKPQSESGGRFARDRDNPLDADLIIVDEVSMIDILLMNALLRAVDITSHLLLVGDPDQLPSVGAGNVLKDLIAASRAAPDRIGLVALDTIFRQAEESLIVANAHRINHGEMPLFTQSAKDFYLFKVAEPEAAAERVVKLLTESIPRKFGLDAIDDVQVLSPMHRGAVGVAQLNVALQGALNPPAPAKREWRSGGRIFRMGDKVLQTRNNYDKQVFNGDLGRVQAIDLEEQSVTVDFDGVRVPYDVTELDELTHAFAMSVHKSQGSEYKAVVLLLLPQHYMLLQRNLLYTAITRAKSLVVIVGAPKAIAMAVKNDKVAQRNSRLAERLTWTP
- a CDS encoding class I SAM-dependent methyltransferase family protein; translated protein: MQNTLPLKTVKPDHEHLMTTLLRKFGQYSDSVRLGFERGFDSGEMMDRIYANHPSGRYGVGWLGDWFYLNQSGCRGLRGRKDLLKFSLRQILTAQRALGIQPFILDIASGPGTYLVEALAAENGGVQALCRDLDENGLRRGRALAGMYRLGNIRYEQANAFDEASLQTVSPRPTIIVSSGFYEILTDGAMIRRSMQIVGRVLDPGGTFIFTTQVNHPQLKLIANSLVNREGKPWVMVNRPVADVEQWAREAGFATVATSLEPSGIFGVSVARFAGNAA
- a CDS encoding 1-acyl-sn-glycerol-3-phosphate acyltransferase; the encoded protein is MPATYHAPLPAAQSPRMRRIATWFQEHVVFRALGAVADMQVRGAENLRGLYSPCIIIANHTSHLDTLCLMFALPWRLRFKLAVPAAADYWFRSAIVGGLASLFFNLVPMRRSGCPLTDMKRMDDLLARRWSLIIMPEGTRSLSGAMGRFKPGAATLAIWHGVPVLPARIAGAYEVMHKGQHVPRHGRITVTLGQPIRFAPDTDSRAATAQLEAAVRAL
- a CDS encoding CDP-alcohol phosphatidyltransferase family protein, producing the protein MGIYSTKAGFQARFAPAIHWLAAHHVSADALTLSAVLLAALGGGLLAASPQSPLLLVAVPFCLLGRLMLNVLDGQVARATGTAHPAGELFNEFADRVSDLLVFGGLAWACDSPLGWAVISLILLSSYVDILGKSLTGQRTYAGIMGKGDRMIWLSLCALAVAISGWSGVWTLCWVVLAAGALVTTLQRLKAIRQVLP
- a CDS encoding phosphatidate cytidylyltransferase, whose amino-acid sequence is MLTELNFVWDIAQPLAAIFGAAYVLVPLVELKRHIALKQSVIFQRVQTWTVICAIVLIALALGAPGVAVLFAAIAWQGAREYARVSGLTGAYRTLLLAASPLAVVAAWLFPPALALLPFAFVLVLTVPPLVRQSVTGIAEPISRAAFGFVWIAWPLAHAPLLVEREGGVVWLTVAMLGVSMSDVGAGSVGMLFGHRKLAPVVSPGKTWAGAFGNVLGAALALVVLSPWLPARDPAPLLLLAVAIAAASLWGDLIESLVKRASGVKDAGALLPGFGGILDRIDSLLVALPVVYYATMVM
- a CDS encoding GxxExxY protein; translation: MTTSKPGKHTFEPLSAKVIAACIDVQKQLGLHCMEVDYQRALELALPKQDVAFEREVEVLIAYDGVVVTRRRVDFVIDDGRDELILETKAASTMRPEDVEQCLLYLKQGQYRICLLINFGQKPIGVRRFVNTPTPSRPAE
- a CDS encoding aminotransferase class V-fold PLP-dependent enzyme; translated protein: MTYPLPKDLFLIDPQIAFLNHGSFGATPRPVFEKYQWWQRELEHQPVEFLGRRFGGLMAEARAALGAYLHTAADNVVFVPNATTGLNIVARSLALQPGDEILTTDHEYGALDRTWRFLCKQTGAVYTHQPIPLPVTTPEAFVEQFWAGVTPRTKVIFWSQITSPTALIFPVTELCRRARAAGIISIVDGAHAVGQLPLDMQALGADFYSSNLHKWANCPKGSAFLYARPDRQSLIEPLVVSWGYESERPGPSRFVDEQEWTGTRDPAAYLAVPDGLRFLAEHDWDNMRLRCHELAREARIRIGALTSLPPIAPDATDWYMQMFSAPLPPCDTAALKTRLYDEFGVEAPIVTWQGKPFVRVSIQAYNTPTDVDRLLDGLARILDA
- a CDS encoding PAS domain S-box protein, producing the protein MPVHLRVLILEDNPADTELFVHELRRGGFEPEWQRVETEEAYRSALNPTLDIILSDYRLPQFDGLHALQILRASGFDIPSILVSGTIGEDAAVECIKQGAADYLLKDRLGRLGPAVKNALEQKRLRDEQRHAAEVLRESEERYRDLVQHSHDLICIHDLTGNILSANPAATRITGYAENELLGMNLQDILASEFRDRFAGYLAEIQATGSASGLMFVDTKHGERRIWEYNNTLRSQGLAVPVVRGTASDITERKRAEMTLHETASQLRAVLNSIAITIFATDINGIFTLSEGKGLEQVGLKPGENVGTSALELYGAMPFVERTGKTITGEEIIRRALAGEIVTALNELHGVHFENHIGPLRDTNGRVAGIVGVAADITARKQAEEQLRRRLVELEALHTISAALRTAQTLGEALPILLDETLAALETDAGAIWLYHPDSGELRAAVERDWFRQLGKTPMKPGVGIAGTVFAGGQSYLTAEFRGDPLARASTREQVPAGWGGACLPIRTGATPVGVMFVSMPTARPITPEQLKLLESLTEMGGAALHRMRLHEETVRQLSQLQALHDIDLAISGSMDLRVTLSILLEHVTARLGVDCAAVLLLDPYTQTLTYADGRGFRTRQAQTARIRVGEDFAGRAVLERRMVRATDAATVQASSHFATLWQQEGLAAYYGVPLIAKGQVKGVLEVFHRAPLDPDPPWLEFLDTLAGQAAIAVDNSQLFEGLQRSNLNLSLAYDATIEGWSRALDLRDKETEGHTQRVTTLTLHLARAMGFSDSELVQVRRGALLHDIGKMGVPDNILLKPGPLSEPEWELMRKHPVYAYEMLAPIAYLQPALDIPYCHHEKWDGTGYPRGLKGEQIPLVARIFAVVDVWDALCSDRPYRQGWPEAKVIAHIRAQAGQHFDPRAVEAFLAEIGKG